One Qipengyuania gaetbuli genomic region harbors:
- a CDS encoding FAD/NAD(P)-binding oxidoreductase: MAGSKAEFEVVIVGGGSSGIATAASLHKREPSLRIAIIEPSAKHYYQPGWTMVGGGIFKAPQTVRDMAAVMPDYVSWISQAATAFEPHKNEVVLEDGSRVGYIFLVVAAGLKLDWDGIEGLSDTLGRNGVTSNYRYDLAPYTWDLVQRTRSGRALFTQPPMPIKCAGAPQKAMYLSCSEWERRGCLKDMDVHFHNAGGVLFGVADYVPALMEYVERYGITLDLNERLTAVDGGARTATFATESGTKTVDFDMIHVVPPQTAPDFIKASPLAGDGGWVDVDPATLRHTKFENVFGLGDCTNTPNAKTAAAARKQAPIVAENLIAAILDKPLPALYDGYGSCPLTVEHGKIVLAEFGYGGKLLPSFPDWMLDGRKPTRRAWTLKADILPKVYWEAMLKGREWLVKPGKLG, translated from the coding sequence GTGGCAGGAAGCAAAGCCGAATTCGAAGTCGTCATCGTGGGTGGCGGCTCTTCGGGAATCGCCACGGCAGCATCGCTGCACAAGCGCGAGCCGAGCCTGCGCATCGCCATCATCGAGCCTTCGGCTAAGCACTACTACCAGCCCGGCTGGACCATGGTCGGCGGCGGCATCTTCAAGGCGCCGCAGACCGTGCGCGACATGGCGGCCGTCATGCCCGACTATGTCTCGTGGATCTCGCAGGCGGCGACAGCTTTCGAGCCGCACAAGAACGAGGTCGTGCTCGAGGACGGAAGCCGGGTCGGCTACATCTTCCTCGTGGTAGCAGCCGGGCTGAAGCTCGACTGGGACGGTATCGAGGGGCTGAGCGATACTCTCGGCCGCAACGGCGTTACCTCGAATTATCGCTACGACCTTGCGCCCTACACCTGGGACCTCGTCCAGCGCACGCGGTCGGGCAGGGCGCTGTTCACCCAGCCGCCCATGCCGATCAAATGTGCAGGCGCGCCGCAAAAGGCCATGTACCTGTCCTGCTCCGAATGGGAGCGGCGGGGTTGCCTGAAGGACATGGACGTGCACTTCCACAATGCCGGAGGCGTGCTGTTCGGAGTTGCCGATTACGTCCCCGCGCTGATGGAATATGTCGAACGCTATGGCATCACGCTCGACCTCAACGAGCGGCTGACTGCCGTCGACGGCGGCGCCAGGACCGCGACTTTCGCCACCGAAAGCGGCACCAAGACGGTCGATTTCGACATGATCCACGTCGTGCCGCCGCAGACCGCGCCCGATTTCATCAAGGCCAGCCCGCTCGCAGGAGACGGCGGCTGGGTCGATGTCGATCCGGCGACCTTGCGCCACACCAAATTCGAAAATGTCTTCGGGCTGGGTGATTGCACCAATACGCCCAATGCCAAGACCGCCGCCGCCGCGCGTAAGCAGGCGCCGATCGTGGCGGAGAACCTGATCGCGGCCATTCTCGATAAGCCCCTGCCTGCGCTTTATGACGGTTATGGCAGCTGCCCGCTGACGGTGGAGCACGGCAAGATCGTGCTCGCGGAATTCGGCTATGGCGGCAAATTGCTGCCGAGCTTCCCCGACTGGATGCTCGACGGGCGCAAGCCGACCCGGCGCGCGTGGACGCTCAAGGCCGACATCCTGCCCAAGGTCTATTGGGAGGCAATGCTCAAGGGCCGCGAATGGCTGGTCAAGCCGGGCAAGCTGGGCTGA
- a CDS encoding TlpA disulfide reductase family protein, with translation MSRFSLTLLVTLGLAVSACDRSEPEPVQESGASAQATGEIDRSNAGDLMPASNVRDLDGRVLNLGALQGRPVLLNLWATWCAPCKKEMPLLDQLAADYDEQLQVITVSQDLNGQEKVAAFFAENEFGYLEPWMDPDAELGFHYDNTPLPTTVLYDASGIEVWRVRGDYDWSSEEARGAIEEVARP, from the coding sequence TTGTCCCGCTTTTCGCTCACGCTGCTCGTCACCTTGGGTCTTGCCGTTTCCGCCTGCGATAGGAGCGAGCCGGAGCCGGTGCAAGAAAGCGGTGCTTCGGCGCAGGCAACAGGCGAAATCGACCGGAGCAATGCAGGCGATCTGATGCCTGCCTCCAATGTCCGCGATCTCGATGGCCGCGTGCTCAACCTCGGCGCCCTGCAGGGCCGGCCGGTGCTGCTCAATCTCTGGGCCACCTGGTGTGCGCCCTGCAAGAAGGAGATGCCGCTGCTGGACCAGCTGGCCGCCGACTATGACGAGCAGTTGCAGGTCATCACGGTCAGCCAGGACCTGAACGGCCAGGAAAAGGTCGCCGCTTTCTTTGCGGAAAACGAGTTCGGCTATCTGGAGCCCTGGATGGACCCCGACGCCGAGCTGGGTTTCCATTACGACAACACCCCGCTGCCCACCACTGTGCTATACGATGCATCGGGCATCGAAGTCTGGCGCGTGCGCGGCGATTACGACTGGTCGAGCGAAGAGGCACGGGGCGCGATCGAGGAAGTCGCAAGGCCCTGA
- the argH gene encoding argininosuccinate lyase encodes MWGGRFAEGPSAIMREINASIPFDKALWREDISGSLAHVAMLAKQGIVSEADADAITRGLNQIAEEYARDGVPENWDLEDIHMTVESRLTEIVGPAAGRLHTARSRNDQVATDFRMWVREATRRAIGGIDTVLAALVGRADEHAGSIMPGFTHLQTAQPVTLGHHLLAYFEMLMRDRSRFADALARMDECPLGSAALAGTGFDLDREMTASALGFARPTRNSLDAVSDRDFALDYLMAASQCSLHLSRLAEEFIIWASQPFGFVKLPDTLSTGSSIMPQKRNPDAAELVRGHAGRVIGCATSLMITMKGLPLAYSKDMQDDKPPVFEAAGLLDLSLAAMAGMVADSGFDTARMRKAAEAGHATATDLADWLVRQADIPFREAHHITGAAVRLADQKGVALDGLTIADLKAIDERIDERVFDALSVDASVAARASYGGTAPVRVREQVEEARRRLENI; translated from the coding sequence ATGTGGGGCGGCAGGTTCGCCGAAGGACCTAGCGCGATCATGCGCGAAATCAACGCCTCCATTCCCTTCGACAAGGCGCTCTGGCGCGAAGATATCTCGGGCAGTCTCGCCCATGTGGCGATGCTGGCGAAGCAGGGCATCGTCAGCGAGGCGGATGCGGACGCCATCACCAGGGGCCTCAACCAGATCGCCGAGGAATATGCCCGCGACGGCGTGCCCGAGAACTGGGATCTCGAGGACATCCACATGACTGTGGAATCGCGCCTCACCGAAATCGTCGGCCCTGCTGCCGGACGCCTTCACACAGCACGCAGCCGCAACGACCAGGTGGCGACCGACTTCCGCATGTGGGTGCGCGAGGCAACGCGCCGTGCGATCGGCGGGATCGACACGGTGCTGGCCGCGCTGGTGGGGCGGGCGGACGAGCACGCCGGCAGCATCATGCCCGGCTTCACCCACCTCCAGACCGCGCAGCCGGTGACGCTGGGCCATCACCTGCTCGCCTATTTCGAGATGCTGATGCGCGACCGCTCGCGCTTTGCCGACGCGCTGGCGCGGATGGACGAATGCCCGCTCGGCTCGGCCGCGCTAGCTGGAACCGGCTTCGATCTCGACCGCGAAATGACTGCCAGCGCGCTTGGCTTTGCACGCCCGACGCGCAACAGCCTCGATGCCGTGTCGGACCGCGATTTCGCGCTCGATTACCTGATGGCGGCCAGCCAGTGCTCGCTCCACCTCTCGCGCCTCGCGGAAGAATTCATCATCTGGGCAAGCCAGCCCTTCGGCTTCGTCAAGCTGCCCGATACGCTGTCGACCGGCAGCAGCATCATGCCGCAAAAGCGCAATCCCGACGCGGCAGAGCTGGTGCGAGGTCACGCAGGCCGCGTGATCGGATGCGCGACCAGCCTGATGATCACCATGAAGGGTCTCCCGCTCGCCTATTCGAAGGACATGCAGGACGACAAGCCGCCGGTGTTCGAGGCGGCGGGACTGCTCGATCTCAGCCTTGCCGCCATGGCCGGCATGGTCGCCGACAGCGGGTTCGACACTGCGAGGATGCGCAAGGCGGCAGAGGCCGGTCACGCCACCGCGACCGATCTTGCCGACTGGCTGGTGCGGCAGGCGGACATACCCTTCCGCGAGGCGCATCACATCACGGGCGCGGCCGTGAGGCTGGCCGACCAGAAGGGCGTCGCTCTCGATGGGCTGACCATTGCGGACCTCAAGGCCATCGACGAGCGGATCGACGAGCGGGTGTTCGATGCGCTGTCGGTCGATGCCTCGGTCGCCGCGCGCGCTTCCTATGGCGGGACCGCGCCGGTCAGGGTAAGGGAACAAGTCGAAGAGGCCCGCAGGCGGCTGGAGAACATCTGA
- the lysA gene encoding diaminopimelate decarboxylase yields MDHFQLRDGVLHAEDVPLPLIAEQVGTPVYVYSRATLERHARVFRDALSGVENPHIAFAVKSNPNLAVLRVLANMGYGADVVSGGELTRALKAGMKPEDIVFSGVGKTHAELLQGLEEGIGQFNIESEEEGYELAAIAARHGKRAACALRVNPDVDARTHEKISTGKRENKFGVPLDRAADIYARLAQEEGLDMRGVAVHIGSQLADLEPLETAFGKVGALIAELRGQACTVTHADLGGGLGVPYKAGEELPSPAEYGEMVARVTKGWGVQLMFEPGRVIAGNAGILLTRVIRSKRSGNGPPFVVVDAAMNDLARPAMYGAWHDFDAVEPTGDRMTAHIVGPICETGDTFAMDRECDALVAGDLAVFRTAGAYGATMASSYNSRGFVAEVLVDGDKFAVVADRIAASAIMDAERVPEWLA; encoded by the coding sequence ATGGACCACTTCCAGCTTCGTGACGGCGTCCTGCACGCCGAAGACGTGCCGCTTCCGCTCATTGCCGAACAGGTCGGCACGCCCGTCTATGTCTATTCGCGTGCCACGCTCGAACGACACGCGCGCGTGTTCCGCGATGCGCTGTCCGGTGTCGAGAACCCGCACATCGCCTTCGCGGTCAAATCCAATCCCAACCTCGCCGTGCTGCGCGTGCTCGCCAACATGGGATACGGCGCCGATGTCGTGTCGGGCGGCGAACTGACGCGCGCGCTGAAGGCCGGGATGAAGCCGGAAGACATCGTGTTCTCTGGCGTCGGCAAGACCCACGCCGAACTGCTCCAGGGCCTCGAGGAAGGCATCGGCCAGTTCAACATCGAGAGCGAGGAAGAAGGCTACGAACTCGCCGCCATTGCGGCGCGGCACGGCAAGCGCGCGGCCTGCGCCTTGCGGGTGAACCCGGACGTGGATGCGCGCACGCACGAGAAGATCTCGACCGGCAAGCGCGAGAACAAGTTCGGCGTCCCGCTCGACCGGGCAGCCGATATCTATGCGCGCCTGGCACAGGAAGAAGGCCTCGATATGCGCGGCGTGGCCGTGCACATCGGCAGCCAGCTTGCCGACCTCGAGCCGCTGGAAACTGCATTTGGCAAGGTCGGCGCCCTTATCGCCGAATTGCGCGGCCAGGCTTGCACCGTGACCCATGCCGATCTCGGCGGTGGTCTCGGCGTGCCGTACAAGGCGGGCGAGGAACTGCCCTCCCCGGCGGAATATGGCGAGATGGTCGCGCGCGTGACCAAAGGCTGGGGCGTCCAGCTGATGTTCGAACCGGGCCGCGTCATCGCGGGCAATGCCGGCATCCTGCTGACCCGGGTAATCCGCTCCAAGCGAAGCGGCAACGGCCCACCCTTCGTGGTGGTCGATGCGGCCATGAACGACCTCGCACGTCCGGCAATGTACGGCGCATGGCACGATTTCGACGCGGTGGAGCCGACCGGCGACCGGATGACCGCGCATATCGTCGGCCCTATCTGCGAGACGGGCGATACCTTCGCCATGGACCGCGAATGCGATGCGCTGGTCGCAGGCGACCTTGCCGTGTTCCGCACCGCCGGCGCCTATGGCGCGACCATGGCCTCGTCCTACAATTCGCGTGGCTTCGTGGCCGAAGTGCTGGTGGATGGCGACAAATTCGCTGTCGTGGCCGATCGCATCGCCGCCAGCGCGATCATGGATGCCGAGCGCGTGCCGGAGTGGCTCGCCTGA
- a CDS encoding bifunctional precorrin-2 dehydrogenase/sirohydrochlorin ferrochelatase, producing MLHSLPLFHRIAGQRVVVVGNGDMADAKARLVERAGGIPCGETEAHHARLAFVALEDERAAEAAALRLKRAGLLVNVADRPDLCDFTLPSVLERGDVLVAVSTGGASAGLAKHLRLRLERLLPQSLGPLAAALSTARDRIRDRFPRSDDRRRAIDAALSQGGPLDPMAEGSDTRLDQWLESGETPEPRAVLEIILTSDDPEDLTLRQARALGEADTVMHDAGVAEAILVRARADAARVLLPADPPPEGRTVVLRKG from the coding sequence ATGCTGCATTCGCTGCCCCTGTTCCACCGGATCGCGGGGCAGCGGGTGGTGGTCGTGGGCAACGGCGACATGGCCGATGCGAAGGCGAGGCTCGTGGAACGGGCGGGCGGCATTCCTTGCGGGGAAACCGAAGCGCATCACGCACGCCTCGCTTTCGTGGCGCTGGAGGACGAGCGCGCGGCTGAGGCAGCAGCCCTGCGGCTGAAGCGGGCGGGCCTGCTCGTGAACGTCGCCGACCGCCCGGACCTGTGCGATTTCACCCTGCCGAGCGTGCTTGAGCGCGGCGACGTGCTCGTGGCGGTGAGCACCGGCGGCGCATCGGCGGGTCTTGCCAAGCACTTGCGGCTGCGGCTCGAGCGCTTGCTGCCCCAATCGCTGGGACCGTTGGCCGCGGCTCTCTCCACGGCCCGCGACCGCATCCGCGACCGGTTTCCCCGTAGTGACGACAGGCGCCGGGCAATCGATGCCGCGCTCTCGCAAGGCGGCCCGCTCGACCCGATGGCGGAAGGCAGCGATACAAGGCTCGACCAATGGCTCGAAAGCGGAGAGACGCCGGAACCCCGTGCCGTGCTGGAAATCATTCTGACGAGTGACGATCCCGAAGACCTGACCTTGCGACAGGCGCGCGCGCTGGGTGAGGCCGACACGGTGATGCACGATGCGGGCGTCGCCGAAGCCATTCTCGTGCGGGCACGCGCCGATGCGGCAAGAGTGCTCTTGCCAGCAGACCCGCCGCCTGAAGGGCGGACGGTCGTCCTGAGGAAAGGCTAG
- a CDS encoding winged helix DNA-binding protein has translation MQADFSYEPVCDGAGCQLGVTILADRDALREQMREDAVAAGFRVMECCGLDEYASGSVGSLGDLVLVDCVAADGGVMALLSRLDMRAGKSGAQLVVSTGMDALDTVFGCFAMSGAQILVDPGRAERIVAIGRVLAHVPNLRLRELAEEDRLMLLRLTEQVGKMAERLERLSPGQRAGGGAFRLEAAADAWRAAGDEYVAHGGASPRPALPDASVIRAVIRNRQARARFFDPELFADPAWDILLDLAAARAERKRVSVTSLCIAAGVPATTALRWISQMVEMGLLLRIPDHMDRRRAHIALSDDTADAMARYFAETRAAVAAPLAAAL, from the coding sequence ATGCAGGCGGACTTTTCCTACGAACCGGTGTGCGACGGTGCCGGATGCCAGCTGGGTGTGACCATTCTTGCCGACCGTGATGCCCTTCGCGAACAGATGCGGGAAGATGCGGTGGCGGCCGGTTTCCGCGTAATGGAATGCTGCGGGCTCGACGAATACGCCAGCGGGTCTGTCGGATCGCTCGGCGACCTGGTGCTGGTCGACTGCGTGGCGGCCGATGGCGGCGTGATGGCGCTTCTTTCGCGGCTCGATATGCGCGCGGGCAAATCCGGTGCGCAACTGGTCGTGTCGACCGGCATGGACGCGCTCGACACCGTGTTCGGCTGCTTCGCCATGTCGGGCGCGCAAATCCTGGTGGACCCGGGCCGGGCGGAACGTATCGTCGCGATCGGCCGGGTGCTCGCCCACGTCCCGAACCTTCGCCTGCGCGAATTGGCCGAAGAAGATCGCCTGATGCTGCTCAGGCTGACAGAGCAGGTCGGCAAGATGGCCGAACGGCTCGAACGGCTTTCGCCCGGGCAGCGGGCAGGCGGTGGTGCCTTTCGGCTGGAAGCGGCTGCCGATGCGTGGCGCGCAGCCGGAGACGAATATGTCGCGCATGGCGGTGCATCGCCGCGTCCGGCCTTGCCCGATGCCTCGGTCATCCGTGCGGTCATCCGCAACCGGCAGGCACGGGCGCGCTTTTTCGATCCCGAACTTTTCGCTGATCCCGCCTGGGACATCCTGCTCGACCTTGCTGCCGCGCGGGCGGAGCGGAAACGGGTTTCGGTCACTTCGCTCTGTATTGCTGCCGGCGTTCCGGCGACCACCGCCCTGCGCTGGATTTCGCAGATGGTGGAGATGGGGCTTTTGCTGCGCATTCCCGACCATATGGACCGCCGCCGGGCCCACATTGCGTTGTCGGACGACACGGCGGACGCGATGGCCCGTTACTTCGCGGAGACCCGGGCCGCTGTTGCGGCGCCATTGGCAGCGGCGCTCTAG